In Zingiber officinale cultivar Zhangliang chromosome 11B, Zo_v1.1, whole genome shotgun sequence, a single window of DNA contains:
- the LOC122035220 gene encoding probable xyloglucan endotransglucosylase/hydrolase protein 32 — translation MDLLPLLLLLLLHLVVHCSTAQPSPGYFPSYRYRPLRGFYRGFNNLWGPEHQIVAGDQRSVTIWLDSHSGSGFKSIKPFRNGYFSASIKLQPGYTAGVNTAFYLSNNQAHPGFHDEVDIEFLGTTPGKPYTLQTNVYVRGSGDGTVIGREMKFHLWFDPTAGFHHYAILWNPNEIVFFVDDVPIRRYPRRNAGTYPMRPMWLYGSIWDASSWATEDGKYKADYRYQPFVARFTRFTLHGCSAFAPPGCLPVPPSGSGAAGLSPRQNAAMQWAQKNYMVYNYCSDPKRDRSFIPECRS, via the exons ATggatctccttcctcttcttcttcttcttcttcttcatctggTGGTGCATTGCAGCACTGCTCAGCCTTCCCCTGGCTACTTCCCCAGCTACCGGTACCGGCCGCTCAGGGGCTTCTACCGCGGGTTCAACAACCTGTGGGGCCCGGAGCACCAGATCGTCGCCGGAGACCAGCGTTCCGTCACCATTTGGCTCGACAGCCACTCAG GGAGCGGATTCAAATCCATCAAGCCGTTTCGAAACGGATATTTCAGCGCGTCGATCAAGCTTCAGCCTGGGTACACCGCCGGAGTGAACACCGCCTTCTAC CTCTCGAACAACCAAGCGCATCCCGGATTTCACGACGAGGTGGACATCGAGTTCCTGGGGACGACGCCCGGGAAGCCGTACACGTTGCAGACGAACGTGTACGTGAGAGGAAGCGGCGACGGCACGGTCATCGGCAGGGAGATGAAGTTCCACCTCTGGTTCGATCCCACGGCCGGCTTCCACCACTACGCCATTCTCTGGAATCCAAATGAGATCGT GTTCTTCGTCGACGACGTACCCATCCGGCGGTACCCGCGGAGGAACGCCGGCACGTACCCGATGAGGCCGATGTGGCTGTACGGATCCATCTGGGACGCGTCCTCGTGGGCCACGGAGGACGGCAAGTACAAGGCGGACTACCGGTACCAGCCGTTCGTGGCGCGGTTCACACGGTTCACCCTCCACGGCTGCTCAGCCTTCGCGCCGCCGGGCTGCCTCCCAGTTCCGCCGTCGGGGAGCGGCGCCGCCGGGCTCAGCCCGCGCCAGAACGCGGCGATGCAGTGGGCTCAGAAGAACTACATGGTCTACAACTACTGCAGCGATCCAAAGAGAGATCGTTCCTTCATCCCTGAATGCCGATCCTGA